A segment of the Cohnella algarum genome:
CCGCGCGTTGGCGAAAGGCGTCTCGAATGTCAATTTCGCCGGTAAAACGGCAAAGTGGCAAATTACGGTCAACGGCGATAAAAAGCCGGACGGAAGCAAATACAGCATGGACAACGTGGTAATTACGGATACGTTCCCGAATAACGGTCTCGAATTCGTTCCGAATTCGGTGATCGTAAAAGCCGACGGGAAAACCGTTCCTTCGAGCGATTATAAAGTGGAATACGATCAAGTGCGCGCCGGCTTTGTCATCAAGTTCGCCAAAACCATCGACACCACGTATACGATCGAGTATGAAACGAAGTTTAACATCGGCTGGCTGAAAAACAGGAATGGGAATTTTATCAACAAAGCTTCGATGACGTGGCTTGAAAACGGCAAGGAACAAGGACCGATCGAACGGAGCGCAAGTTTTTCCGCTGACGAATATACGAAAAATAACGGCGGCAAAGACGGCAGCTACAATCCGGTCGAAAAAGAAATTACGTGGAACATCAAGTTGAACTACAATCTCGATCCGATTGCCGATGCAATCGTAACGGATGTTCTGAAACAGAACCAGAAGCTTGTTCCGGATTCGGTCAAGGTGTATGAGATGAAACTGACGGGAGGACGCAATGGCGTTGCCAAGGACGTTGAAGTACCGGCTAACCTGTACGAGGTGACGGAACCGTCCGAAGCGAACGGCAACCGGCTGTCCATTCATTTTACCCGCCCGATCTCATCCGCCTACTGGATAGAGTTCAAAACATCGCTGCAGGGTACGTTGATTGTCAAAAATATCGATAATACTGCCGAGCTGTGGAATGGCAGCAATAAAACGGCGACATGGAATGCCAGCGTGACGGTTCCCCACGGCGGCGAATATGTGACGAAAAGCGGCGGACAAAACGGAAGCAAAATCGATTGGTCGATTCGTATCAATGAAGGCCAGTCGCATATTTCCAACGCCAGAATCATCGACTATCCAAGCGCGAATCAGGTTTTGATCGAGGATTCGTTCCGCCTGTACGCTACCGAAATCGGCGCAAACGGCGATGCGGTCAAAGCCGAAGAGTTGACGAAAGGGAAGGGCTATGCGTTGACCATCTCCAGGCTTGACGGAGATCAAGAGACGTTTGAATTGAGGTTCGCGGAAGACATCTCCACGGCCTATATTTTGGAATACCAATCGTTTATTACCGCCGGAGATAAAGAAACCGTGCAAAATAAGGTGGCGCTCGAAGGAGATCAGCTGAAGACCGAGCTTAGGGAAACGACGGAAGAGATCATTGTCCGCACTTCCTCCGGCTCCGGTTCGGGCGGCGGCGTCACGGGCAGCCTGGAAGTGACGAAGGTCGATCAGGACGATCCGGCGAAGCCGCTTTCGGGAGCGAAGTTCGCACTTTACGATGCGGCGGGCAAACGGGCGGCGATCGTCAAAACGACGGATGCCGACGGCAAAATCCTGTTTACAAAGCTGCTGTACGACGATTATATTTTGAAGGAGCTGGAAGCTCCGGAAGGCTATACGATCGAGCAGGCTGAACGAAACGTAACGATCGACTCCAGTATCGTAAGCCAAGGACATGTGAAGAAACTAATTGTTACGAACCGCAAGGAAGAGCCGGTTGACCCTGGCGAGCCTTCCGAACCCGAAAATCCGGACAACGGATCGGAGAATCCCGATGATGGAACGGAGAATCCGGATGACGGATCGGATAATCCCGATGATGGATCGGAGAATCCGGATGACGGATCGGATAATCCAGATGGTGGATCGGAGAATCCCGATAACGGATCAGAAAATCCGGATAACGGATCGGAGAATCCCGAAACTCCAAGCGGTCCATCGGTTCCGGAAATACCGGTTCCGACGGACAACAATCCGGAGCAGCCGCAGACAACTCAACCAGGGACGCCAACCGAAGAAGTGGAAGTACCGGATGAAGAGATCCCGAAAGGCGAACCGACATTGCCTGACACGCCTTCGACGGACGTTCCGGAGCCCGATCAAGAGCCTGTCGTCGAAATCGAAGAGGAGGAATTGCCGCTCGGCGGAGGCGAACCGGAAACGCAAGCTCCGACATCGGATAATCCGGTCAAGACGCTTCCGAAAACCGGCGAAGCAAGCCGCTATCCGTTCTATTTGGCGGGTTTCGGGCTGATCGCCCTCGGCGTATGGGCAGGCCGTAGACACATGATGAAACGATAACTCGTTAGCGGCGCTTCGGCTCCCCTTGTCCTGGAAGCAGGGCAGGGGGAGCTTTTTTAAAGAATCGACTTTGTAATATTTCTCGTAGATTAGCGCCGGAACCGTCAGAAAGCAGCCCACGAATAAAAGGCAGACGACGAAGAAGCCATAAACGCTTATCTTGTCTGCAATCAGATGACCGCCTACCGAAGCCGTCTTTCCCACGCTTTCGCCGATCGAGAGCAGGTTCGACATCCATTCCGTCTTCATTTGTGTGTCCTCCAATCCCGAATTCTTGATTTCTATTTTAATGCGCAAAGTATCCGGTTCATGTAATGAAAGTCACAATTCAAAGAAGCCTTGATATGAGGGGCGGTACGGTCCCGCAGACAGATTTATACGAAATATCATACAAAAATGTATGCGGAACCGTCTGACGGGCCGACTTTGTATGATAAATCGTACAAATATCATCATAAAAGCGGCAAATGAAGGGTTCTTGAATGAAAAATCACACAAAAGCGCATAGAGAAAGGCCTGATGGGGGCAATTTTGCAGACTCAGGGGCGCAGGTTTCTTTATATTACCAGCCGATGTAACCCATGGTATAATGGAAATGCTTTTCGCCTCGAAACTTAAGGGATGAAAGAGGTAAAATCATGCAGAAAGCCATCATTGTCTATTTTTTGACCGAGAAGAAAAACAATCTCGAGGAGCTGAACCAGTATTTGGCGGACGGGTGGAAAGTCGTCAGTCAAAGAGCGATGAGCAACGGAGGAAACAACGCTTCTTTGTCTTTGGTTATTGTAGAGAAATGAACCCGGAACCGGAACTTGGAGGGAAAATGAAAATCGATCAATTCCGCTGGCTTAACGAGCCGCAAACGTATCAGTTCGATCCCGGCCGAGTCGTCCTTCGGACCGAGCCGTGCACCGATTTATGGCAGCGCACGTACTACGGCTTTCAAAACGATAACGCGCCTGCCCTGCTGACCGAGACGACGGACCCGTTTTTTACGTTTTCGGTCAAGACGGAGTTCGAGAGCAAAAGACGATACGACCAATGCGGCATTTTGGTGTACCTAGACAGCGACAACTGGTTCAAAGCCTCGACCGAATATGAAAACGAGACGTTCCAACGACTCGGCAGCGTCGTCACGAATCGGGGGTACTCGGATTGGGCCACGACGGACATTCCTGCCGGCATCCGTTCGATTTTTTATCGGGTCAGCCGCCGGCGAAGCGATTATCTCATTGAAGCCTCATACGACGGGACGAATTACCGGCAGATGCGCATTTTCCGATTGCTTGAAGGGGGCGAAGCGATCCGGTTCGGCGTTTACGCATGCAGTCCGGAGGACTCGTCGTTCGAGGCGATATTTACCGAGTTTGGAATAGAACCGTGCCGGTGGGAGGAACATACTTAGCTGGGAGAGGGGGCGTCGATCCGGCAAGAGCAAGCCCAAGGAGCGGTCGCGATGATATTCAGCACATTCGACAGATTGGAAGCGCCTCACGGCGAAGCGGCTTTGCGGATCTATCGGGAGGCGTTTCCTAGCCGGAAACCGGATGCCGTCATTCGGGCGATGTTCGAACGGCGACTAAGTTATTTGCATACGGAAAGCACGGAAACCGAAGTGGCGGCGATGGCCATGACAGGCAACATACCGCAAGGGAACGCGCTGCTCATCGACTATTTGGCGGTGGCGGAAGCGAAACGGGAGCGCGGGATCGGGAGCCGGTTCGTGCGGAATATTGCCGACTGGGCCCGATCGGAGAAGCGGTTTCAAGCGATCATTCTCGAGGCGGAAGCGGAACCCGGCCCAGAAAACGAAGCCCGAATCCGTTTTTGGCAGCGCTGCGGATTCGTCTTGACCGATTACGTTCATAAGTACATTTGGGTTCCCGAAACGTATCGCGCCATGTATTTGCCTTTAGTCGCCGATTGGCGCGTAAGCGATAGAGGAGAAACGTTGTTCCGCTGGATCGGGGAGTTTCACCGTCGTTCGTTCGC
Coding sequences within it:
- a CDS encoding GNAT family N-acetyltransferase, with protein sequence MIFSTFDRLEAPHGEAALRIYREAFPSRKPDAVIRAMFERRLSYLHTESTETEVAAMAMTGNIPQGNALLIDYLAVAEAKRERGIGSRFVRNIADWARSEKRFQAIILEAEAEPGPENEARIRFWQRCGFVLTDYVHKYIWVPETYRAMYLPLVADWRVSDRGETLFRWIGEFHRRSFAR
- a CDS encoding DUF1349 domain-containing protein, with amino-acid sequence MKIDQFRWLNEPQTYQFDPGRVVLRTEPCTDLWQRTYYGFQNDNAPALLTETTDPFFTFSVKTEFESKRRYDQCGILVYLDSDNWFKASTEYENETFQRLGSVVTNRGYSDWATTDIPAGIRSIFYRVSRRRSDYLIEASYDGTNYRQMRIFRLLEGGEAIRFGVYACSPEDSSFEAIFTEFGIEPCRWEEHT
- a CDS encoding collagen binding domain-containing protein, whose protein sequence is MIDAVYHPDSSLDIGAAVNLSYEWELPNGHGYKAGDTFTFELPTQFEIFTDINEPLVSDQGEVGRFTVDRNGKVVMTFNDYVENHSNVSGKLEIRTEFRKELIKGSTEIIIAIPVRSGEQTVIVRLKPQGGKLIEKQGNAVGKNQINWTVKINTTLDKIKHAVVTDAMPEGLELIDGSVEVYYLQVNGDGSTLLGDKVEDSKVAVATNNGAKLELAFADETIGKAYEIRFSTKLTDGPSGKVKFENTAVLSGDDREEAKATASVTVDRGEFLTKSYREDKDTGIVTWTVKYNFNEKQIPKDQAVITDEFNSIHTWIADSLKVYKGNSTNAKDLLSADDYMAEATGANGFKLQFNQDIDSPYTIVYQTKPVDRLSAEGQQVKNKVVSGESSKEATTPAQQSRALAKGVSNVNFAGKTAKWQITVNGDKKPDGSKYSMDNVVITDTFPNNGLEFVPNSVIVKADGKTVPSSDYKVEYDQVRAGFVIKFAKTIDTTYTIEYETKFNIGWLKNRNGNFINKASMTWLENGKEQGPIERSASFSADEYTKNNGGKDGSYNPVEKEITWNIKLNYNLDPIADAIVTDVLKQNQKLVPDSVKVYEMKLTGGRNGVAKDVEVPANLYEVTEPSEANGNRLSIHFTRPISSAYWIEFKTSLQGTLIVKNIDNTAELWNGSNKTATWNASVTVPHGGEYVTKSGGQNGSKIDWSIRINEGQSHISNARIIDYPSANQVLIEDSFRLYATEIGANGDAVKAEELTKGKGYALTISRLDGDQETFELRFAEDISTAYILEYQSFITAGDKETVQNKVALEGDQLKTELRETTEEIIVRTSSGSGSGGGVTGSLEVTKVDQDDPAKPLSGAKFALYDAAGKRAAIVKTTDADGKILFTKLLYDDYILKELEAPEGYTIEQAERNVTIDSSIVSQGHVKKLIVTNRKEEPVDPGEPSEPENPDNGSENPDDGTENPDDGSDNPDDGSENPDDGSDNPDGGSENPDNGSENPDNGSENPETPSGPSVPEIPVPTDNNPEQPQTTQPGTPTEEVEVPDEEIPKGEPTLPDTPSTDVPEPDQEPVVEIEEEELPLGGGEPETQAPTSDNPVKTLPKTGEASRYPFYLAGFGLIALGVWAGRRHMMKR